From Ananas comosus cultivar F153 linkage group 8, ASM154086v1, whole genome shotgun sequence, one genomic window encodes:
- the LOC109713725 gene encoding protein CUP-SHAPED COTYLEDON 3-like, producing MGLRDIESTLPPGFRFYPSDEELVCHYLYKKVANEKISEGTTMIEVDLHAKEPWELPEVAKLSANEWYFFSFRDRKYATGSRTNRATKSGYWKATGKDREVHDPSTRTVVGMRKTLVFYRGRAPNGVKSGWVMHEFRLDTPHSPPKEDWVLCRVFHKRKGEGEQDHSVGSSCEHAMGSSPPMVEDPMTMMMGHHEGGCRDMVSSSSHPLTNPHQEDHNSNSYMNLALLHYSLIDIPQDVMMGLGPKGGDDECGSMFDVGMDDDHNHNDHGMVGMGMGMGMGMGVASLGDMSFQYGCKDELYF from the exons ATGGGGTTAAGGGACATAGAGTCTACACTACCACCTGGGTTCAGGTTCTACCCAAGTGATGAGGAGTTGGTTTGCCACTATCTATACAAAAAGGTGGCTAATGAGAAGATCTCTGAGGGAACAACAATGATAGAGGTGGATTTGCATGCAAAAGAACCTTGGGAGCTTCCTG AGGTGGCGAAGCTGAGCGCGAACGAGTGGTACTTCTTCAGCTTCCGCGACCGCAAGTACGCGACGGGGTCGCGCACGAACCGCGCGACCAAGTCGGGGTACTGGAAGGCGACAGGGAAGGACCGGGAGGTGCACGACCCATCGACGCGCACTGTCGTCGGCATGCGGAAGACGCTGGTCTTCTACAGAGGGAGAGCTCCCAACGGCGTCAAGTCCGGCTGGGTCATGCACGAGTTCCGCCTCGACACTCCCCACTCACCCCCAAAG GAGGATTGGGTGCTATGTAGAGTGTTTCACAAGAGGAAAGGGGAGGGGGAGCAAGACCACAGTGTTGGCTCCTCATGTGAGCATGCCATGGGGTCATCCCCTCCCATGGTGGAGGATCCTATGACCATGATGATGGGACATCATGAGGGGGGGTGCCGTGACATGGTGAGCTCATCCTCACACCCCCTCACTAATCCACACCAAGAGGATCACAACTCAAACTCCTACATGAACTTGGCACTATTGCACTATAGTTTGATTGACATACCACAAGATGTGATGATGGGGTTGGGCCCAAAAGGTGGTGATGATGAGTGTGGCTCCATGTTTGATGTGGGCATGGATGATGATCATAACCATAATGACCATGGCATGgtggggatggggatggggatggggatggggatgggggTGGCAAGTTTGGGAGACATGAGTTTCCAATATGGATGCAAGGATGAGCTTTATTTCTAG